The following coding sequences lie in one Miscanthus floridulus cultivar M001 chromosome 9, ASM1932011v1, whole genome shotgun sequence genomic window:
- the LOC136479943 gene encoding uncharacterized protein: MQEMSWDHTGRARRAHEASQHRRPAPLRCSRVPLSPLDTRWVALTPVCHVFLFPAVVGRRPCAQLVPRSGPSGIPPFSRRGHYAPELGTVDIVCGEDAGVAFVESETDIDFARLVVGLDEDALLLLVPDICRE, encoded by the exons ATGcaggagatgtcgtgggatcacaCGGGGAGAG CCCGCCGTGCGCACGAGGCGTCCCAGCACCGTCGTCCCGCCCCCCTCCGGTGCAGCCGCGTGCCGCTGTCCCCACTGGACACGCGCTGGGTCGCGCTAACACCCGTCTGCCACGTCTTCCTCTTCCCCGCCGTTGTTGGACGTCGTCCGTGCGCTCAGCTCGTCCCTCGCAGCGGTCCTTCCGGCATTCCACCCTTTAGCCGGCGAGGTCACTATGCGCCGGAGCTGGGCACGGTCGACATCGTCTGCGGCGAGGATGCTGGCGTTGCGTTCGTGGAGTCAGAGACGGATATCGACTTCGCCAGGCTCGTCGTGGGCCTGGATGAGGATGCGCTTCTGCTGCTCGTGCCGGATATCTGCCGGGAGTAG